One Salvelinus namaycush isolate Seneca chromosome 4, SaNama_1.0, whole genome shotgun sequence genomic window carries:
- the LOC120046374 gene encoding ataxin-7-like protein 3 isoform X2: MKMDEISMSSLDNSKLEGVAQDILSDLVEDACLGLCFEVHRAVKQGYFFLEDTDQETMRDFEIVDQPGVDVFGQVYNQWKNKECVCPNCSRSIAASRFAPHLEKCLGMGRNSSRIANRRIVTGNNTNNKSESDQEDNDDVNDNDWSYGAEKKGMMGPRRRMDNQESPRMLMKDEAFPQ, encoded by the exons ATGAAAATGGATGAGATTTCGATGTCCAGCCTGGACAACAGCAAGCTGGAG GGCGTAGCTCAGGACATCCTTTCTGACCTGGTGGAGGATGCTTGTCTGGGCCTGTGCTTTGAGGTACACCGGGCCGTTAAGCAGGGCTACTTTTTCCTGGAAGACACGGACCAAGAAACCATGAGGGACTTTG AAATTGTGGACCAGCCAGGAGTGGATGTGTTCGGGCAGGTGTACAACCAGTGGAAGAACAAGGAGTGTGTCTGTCCCAACTGCAGCCGGAGCATCGCTGCGTCGCGCTTCGCCCCTCACTTGGAGAAATGCCTGGGCATGGGGCGCAATAGCAGCCGCATAGCCAACCGCAG AATAGTCACCGGCAACAACACTAACAATAAATCAGAGAGCGACCAGGAGGATAATGATGACGTCAATGATAACGACTGGTCCTATGGGGCGGAAAAGAAAG GTATGATGGGCCCCAGACGGCGTATGGACAACCAGGAGAGCCCACGCATGCTGATGAAAGATGAGGCCTTCCCTCAGTGA
- the LOC120046374 gene encoding ataxin-7-like protein 3 isoform X1, whose translation MKMDEISMSSLDNSKLEGVAQDILSDLVEDACLGLCFEVHRAVKQGYFFLEDTDQETMRDFEIVDQPGVDVFGQVYNQWKNKECVCPNCSRSIAASRFAPHLEKCLGMGRNSSRIANRRIVTGNNTNNKSESDQEDNDDVNDNDWSYGAEKKAKKRKSDKNPNSPRRSKSFKHKSGMMGPRRRMDNQESPRMLMKDEAFPQ comes from the exons ATGAAAATGGATGAGATTTCGATGTCCAGCCTGGACAACAGCAAGCTGGAG GGCGTAGCTCAGGACATCCTTTCTGACCTGGTGGAGGATGCTTGTCTGGGCCTGTGCTTTGAGGTACACCGGGCCGTTAAGCAGGGCTACTTTTTCCTGGAAGACACGGACCAAGAAACCATGAGGGACTTTG AAATTGTGGACCAGCCAGGAGTGGATGTGTTCGGGCAGGTGTACAACCAGTGGAAGAACAAGGAGTGTGTCTGTCCCAACTGCAGCCGGAGCATCGCTGCGTCGCGCTTCGCCCCTCACTTGGAGAAATGCCTGGGCATGGGGCGCAATAGCAGCCGCATAGCCAACCGCAG AATAGTCACCGGCAACAACACTAACAATAAATCAGAGAGCGACCAGGAGGATAATGATGACGTCAATGATAACGACTGGTCCTATGGGGCGGAAAAGAAAG CGAAGAAGAGAAAATCAGATAAG AATCCAAACTCACCCAGGAGATCCAAATCATTTAAACATAAGAGTG GTATGATGGGCCCCAGACGGCGTATGGACAACCAGGAGAGCCCACGCATGCTGATGAAAGATGAGGCCTTCCCTCAGTGA
- the LOC120046374 gene encoding ataxin-7-like protein 3 isoform X3: MKMDEISMSSLDNSKLEGVAQDILSDLVEDACLGLCFEVHRAVKQGYFFLEDTDQETMRDFEIVDQPGVDVFGQVYNQWKNKECVCPNCSRSIAASRFAPHLEKCLGMGRNSSRIANRRIVTGNNTNNKSESDQEDNDDVNDNDWSYGAEKKESKLTQEIQII; this comes from the exons ATGAAAATGGATGAGATTTCGATGTCCAGCCTGGACAACAGCAAGCTGGAG GGCGTAGCTCAGGACATCCTTTCTGACCTGGTGGAGGATGCTTGTCTGGGCCTGTGCTTTGAGGTACACCGGGCCGTTAAGCAGGGCTACTTTTTCCTGGAAGACACGGACCAAGAAACCATGAGGGACTTTG AAATTGTGGACCAGCCAGGAGTGGATGTGTTCGGGCAGGTGTACAACCAGTGGAAGAACAAGGAGTGTGTCTGTCCCAACTGCAGCCGGAGCATCGCTGCGTCGCGCTTCGCCCCTCACTTGGAGAAATGCCTGGGCATGGGGCGCAATAGCAGCCGCATAGCCAACCGCAG AATAGTCACCGGCAACAACACTAACAATAAATCAGAGAGCGACCAGGAGGATAATGATGACGTCAATGATAACGACTGGTCCTATGGGGCGGAAAAGAAAG AATCCAAACTCACCCAGGAGATCCAAATCATTTAA